In Mycetocola zhujimingii, one DNA window encodes the following:
- a CDS encoding DUF2207 domain-containing protein — translation MTLHPTSSSRQSVRSRFARRAALFIAVTGTLVMSVGVPATAAVPQQATAGIRSDVEDFTFSSFDGEYTLGRDDNGNSTLTAVETFVAEFPEFDQNKGIIRAIPEGYLGVNLHTEIQSVTDADGNPVEFDDSDTEDGFILLALGTDDYVRGTQTYVIEYTQRDAVRAFADTDADEFYWDAPGTGWDQPFTEAQMRVVVPEELASELTGAAACYTGPEGSTDRCELEETAMGGDVEFASPVTGLAPHETFTVAIGFEPGTFVTPEIPSTWPIFTVVPAGIAGVGLIGFIAAVFTRRRNVQDAPGRGTILPQYTVPAGVDIVVAADLIGKITKAIPALFLSLAVRRNIRILDDGEASKLGAKKRNYRIQFLTDAGASGADLKALDALFGATRRPNMIMPLSATNTELSKKLQAMTIKATDASVAAGYRVKRKVPRAGWFSLFSLAVFAVMFVLFCVGVASYAANAWLIFGLIIALASLIGTVVAVSSKKALTPQGAEVKDYLLGLREYLALAEKDRIAMLQSPEGAERVTVEDAVNPGDTVEVIKFYEKLLPFAVLWGIEKEWAEELGRYYETTGTDPDWYSSRSGFSPYGFTAGLSTFATSSGASTPWSASATASSSGGSSGGGFSGGGGGGGGGGGR, via the coding sequence ATGACGCTCCACCCGACATCGTCGTCCCGACAGTCCGTCCGTTCCAGGTTCGCCCGCCGCGCGGCACTCTTCATCGCCGTCACGGGGACGTTGGTGATGTCAGTGGGGGTCCCTGCGACCGCCGCCGTGCCGCAGCAGGCGACTGCAGGCATCCGCTCTGATGTCGAAGACTTCACCTTCAGCTCGTTCGACGGGGAGTACACGCTCGGCAGGGACGACAACGGCAACTCAACGCTCACCGCCGTCGAGACCTTCGTCGCCGAATTTCCTGAGTTCGATCAAAACAAGGGCATCATCCGGGCGATTCCCGAGGGGTATCTCGGCGTCAATCTGCACACCGAGATCCAGTCGGTGACGGATGCCGATGGCAACCCTGTCGAATTCGACGATTCAGACACCGAAGACGGCTTTATCCTCCTCGCGCTCGGTACAGACGATTATGTCCGTGGCACCCAGACCTATGTAATCGAGTACACCCAGCGGGATGCCGTCCGCGCCTTTGCAGACACTGACGCTGACGAGTTCTACTGGGATGCCCCGGGAACCGGGTGGGACCAGCCCTTCACCGAGGCGCAGATGCGCGTCGTCGTGCCCGAGGAACTGGCGAGCGAGCTGACGGGCGCCGCGGCCTGCTACACGGGTCCTGAGGGCTCGACCGACAGATGTGAACTTGAAGAGACGGCGATGGGCGGTGACGTCGAGTTTGCCTCGCCCGTCACTGGACTCGCGCCACACGAAACCTTCACCGTGGCCATCGGTTTTGAGCCAGGTACCTTCGTCACCCCGGAGATCCCATCGACCTGGCCCATCTTCACCGTTGTTCCCGCCGGGATCGCCGGGGTCGGACTGATCGGGTTCATCGCGGCCGTCTTCACGAGGCGACGGAACGTCCAGGATGCGCCGGGACGGGGAACCATACTGCCGCAGTACACCGTGCCAGCCGGCGTCGACATCGTGGTGGCTGCCGACCTGATCGGCAAGATCACGAAAGCCATCCCCGCCCTGTTCCTGAGCCTCGCGGTGCGAAGGAACATCCGCATTCTCGATGACGGTGAGGCGTCGAAGCTTGGCGCGAAGAAACGCAACTACCGCATCCAGTTCCTCACCGACGCGGGCGCCTCAGGCGCTGATCTCAAGGCACTCGATGCGCTGTTCGGCGCCACGAGGCGCCCGAACATGATCATGCCGCTCAGCGCAACGAACACCGAGCTCAGCAAGAAGCTTCAGGCCATGACGATCAAGGCGACGGATGCCTCGGTCGCTGCGGGCTACCGTGTGAAACGCAAAGTCCCGCGTGCTGGCTGGTTCTCCCTGTTCTCCCTCGCGGTTTTCGCTGTGATGTTCGTGCTCTTCTGCGTTGGCGTTGCGTCATATGCGGCGAACGCGTGGCTCATATTTGGGCTGATCATCGCGCTGGCGTCTCTGATCGGCACGGTGGTGGCGGTCTCGTCGAAGAAAGCTCTCACGCCCCAGGGCGCCGAGGTGAAGGATTACCTTCTTGGTCTCAGGGAGTACCTGGCGCTCGCCGAAAAGGACCGCATCGCCATGCTCCAAAGTCCGGAGGGCGCAGAACGGGTGACCGTCGAGGACGCGGTGAACCCCGGCGACACCGTCGAGGTGATCAAGTTCTACGAGAAGCTGCTTCCCTTCGCTGTCCTGTGGGGCATCGAGAAGGAGTGGGCGGAAGAACTGGGCAGGTACTACGAGACCACCGGCACCGATCCTGACTGGTACTCGAGTCGATCGGGCTTCTCGCCATACGGTTTCACCGCGGGATTGAGTACCTTCGCGACCTCGTCCGGCGCGTCAACACCGTGGTCCGCCAGCGCGACAGCGAGCTCGAGCGGTGGTTCGAGCGGTGGTGGGTTCTCCGGCGGCGGTGGAGGCGGCGGAGGCGGCGGGGGACGCTGA
- a CDS encoding inorganic phosphate transporter — translation MDITLIIVLVIALALFFDFTNGFHDTANAMATPIATGALKPKMAVTLAAILNLIGAFLSTEVAKTISGGIIREGEGGVLISPELIFAGLIGAIVWNMLTWLLGLPSSSSHALFGGLIGAALVGAGVGAIDFGVLTSKVLLPALLAPLTAMLIAFVATKLAYGVTRRYDGKPDGRSGFRYGQIFSSSLVALAHGTNDAQKTMGVITLALISVNLQAPGDGVQFWVVVVCAFAIALGTYVGGWRIIKTLGTGLTDVKPAQGFAAETSTAATILASSHLGFALSTTQVASGSVIGSGLGRRGSTVRWKTAGRIGLGWLMTLPAAGIVGALAALVAHLGTWGVIVDAVVGIGTIAFIFLWSRRDQVGHHNVVSEVAASGEAVSIAPEPEIKKVNK, via the coding sequence GTGGATATCACCCTCATTATCGTGCTTGTTATAGCACTTGCCCTTTTCTTCGACTTCACCAACGGATTCCACGACACAGCGAACGCTATGGCGACTCCGATTGCCACGGGGGCGCTCAAGCCCAAGATGGCTGTCACGCTCGCGGCGATTCTTAACCTGATCGGTGCGTTTCTGTCGACTGAGGTCGCCAAAACGATCTCGGGTGGAATCATCCGTGAGGGTGAAGGTGGAGTCCTGATCTCGCCGGAGCTCATCTTCGCCGGCCTGATCGGCGCGATCGTCTGGAACATGCTGACCTGGCTGCTCGGATTGCCATCCAGCTCCTCTCACGCGTTGTTCGGCGGTCTGATCGGTGCAGCCCTCGTGGGGGCAGGTGTCGGTGCCATCGATTTCGGCGTGCTCACCTCGAAGGTGCTGCTGCCGGCGCTCCTCGCCCCTCTCACGGCCATGCTCATTGCCTTCGTCGCCACCAAGCTGGCATACGGCGTCACCCGCCGTTACGACGGCAAGCCGGACGGACGTTCGGGCTTCCGCTACGGCCAGATCTTCTCCTCCTCGCTCGTCGCCCTCGCACACGGCACCAACGATGCGCAGAAGACGATGGGTGTCATCACCCTCGCCCTGATCTCGGTCAACCTCCAGGCACCGGGTGACGGCGTGCAGTTCTGGGTGGTGGTCGTCTGTGCATTCGCTATCGCGCTTGGCACCTACGTCGGCGGCTGGCGCATCATCAAGACCCTCGGCACCGGCCTCACCGACGTGAAGCCGGCGCAGGGCTTCGCCGCCGAGACCAGCACCGCCGCAACGATCCTCGCGTCGAGCCACCTCGGTTTCGCGCTGTCGACAACGCAGGTTGCGTCCGGTTCCGTCATTGGCTCTGGGCTCGGCCGCCGCGGTTCGACAGTTCGCTGGAAAACCGCGGGCAGGATCGGCCTCGGCTGGCTGATGACGCTTCCCGCTGCTGGCATCGTCGGTGCCCTCGCCGCCCTCGTCGCACACCTCGGGACCTGGGGTGTGATCGTTGACGCCGTCGTCGGCATCGGCACGATCGCCTTCATCTTCCTGTGGTCACGCCGCGACCAGGTCGGCCATCACAACGTCGTCAGCGAGGTCGCAGCGTCAGGTGAAGCCGTGTCGATTGCTCCAGAGCCCGAAATCAAGAAGGTGAACAAGTGA
- a CDS encoding peptidase: MIDWMGFVVVLLAALTGTVIVVGLYSLGLKLLVRAGRVPVVSPATFTDAITVFTEAEIKSAAKKAAKAVRKNPLSPMQKRIALVAAYTCFALCGAAVLFGIYLIVPALHG; the protein is encoded by the coding sequence GTGATCGACTGGATGGGGTTCGTCGTCGTCCTGCTGGCGGCGCTCACCGGCACCGTCATCGTTGTCGGCCTGTACTCTCTCGGGCTCAAGTTGCTCGTGCGGGCGGGCCGCGTGCCCGTGGTCTCGCCGGCCACCTTCACCGACGCGATCACCGTGTTCACGGAGGCCGAGATCAAGTCGGCCGCGAAGAAGGCCGCCAAGGCTGTCAGGAAGAACCCGCTGTCGCCGATGCAGAAGCGGATCGCTCTTGTTGCCGCATACACCTGCTTCGCGCTCTGTGGCGCGGCAGTGCTGTTCGGCATCTACCTCATCGTGCCCGCCCTGCACGGATAG
- a CDS encoding uracil-xanthine permease family protein, with amino-acid sequence MNLPWTLHGDGKDVGAREVVAPQERLTWPRTIGLGAQHVVAMFGATFLVPILTDFPPSTTLLFSGIGTLLFLIITKNRLPSYLGSSFAFIAPITVATTAQGMGSALFGIVIVGLLLALVGLLVQFTGIGWINALMPPVVAGAIVALIGFNLGPAAWNNFQQAPLTATITLTAVILASVLFRGILGRMSILIGVIVGYIAAVVAGEIDFSSVGEAAWVGLPQFSSPGNPFTDSALWAVLPAFLPVVLVLVAENVGHIRGVAQMTDDPTINKLTGRGLFADGLATVVAGMGGGSATTTYGENIGVMAATRVYSTAAYWVAGIFAILLGLSPKVGAVINTIPAGVLGGVTTALYGLIGIIGVKIWIDNRVDFSLPKNQFTAAIALILGIANYTLQFGDVIFNGIALGTLAAIIVYHVMNSLGRLRGTD; translated from the coding sequence ATGAATTTACCCTGGACGCTGCACGGTGACGGTAAGGATGTCGGTGCGCGCGAAGTCGTCGCGCCACAGGAGCGACTGACCTGGCCACGCACGATAGGTCTCGGCGCCCAGCACGTCGTCGCCATGTTTGGCGCCACGTTCCTGGTCCCCATCCTCACCGACTTCCCACCGTCGACCACACTGCTGTTTTCAGGAATCGGCACACTGCTGTTCCTCATCATCACGAAGAACCGCCTGCCAAGTTACCTCGGCTCGTCGTTCGCCTTCATCGCTCCGATCACCGTTGCGACAACAGCGCAGGGAATGGGAAGCGCGCTCTTCGGCATCGTCATCGTCGGCCTTCTGCTCGCACTCGTAGGGCTTCTCGTCCAGTTCACCGGTATCGGCTGGATCAACGCGCTCATGCCGCCGGTCGTCGCCGGTGCCATTGTGGCCCTGATCGGGTTCAACCTCGGCCCTGCAGCCTGGAACAACTTCCAGCAAGCGCCGCTCACCGCGACCATCACGCTCACGGCGGTGATCCTGGCATCCGTCCTCTTCAGAGGCATCCTCGGCCGGATGTCCATCCTCATCGGCGTGATCGTCGGGTACATCGCTGCGGTGGTTGCCGGTGAGATCGACTTCTCCAGTGTTGGCGAGGCGGCCTGGGTGGGTCTGCCCCAGTTCAGCAGCCCCGGCAACCCGTTCACCGACTCAGCACTCTGGGCGGTGCTGCCAGCGTTCCTGCCGGTTGTGCTCGTGCTCGTCGCCGAGAACGTCGGCCACATTCGGGGCGTTGCACAAATGACCGACGACCCCACAATCAACAAACTCACCGGACGGGGCCTCTTCGCCGATGGCCTCGCAACGGTTGTTGCGGGAATGGGCGGCGGTTCGGCAACCACAACGTACGGTGAGAACATCGGTGTCATGGCCGCAACGCGGGTCTATTCAACCGCCGCGTACTGGGTCGCAGGCATCTTTGCCATCCTCCTCGGGCTCTCCCCCAAGGTCGGAGCGGTGATCAACACCATCCCTGCGGGGGTCCTCGGCGGGGTGACGACGGCACTGTACGGCCTGATCGGAATCATCGGCGTGAAGATCTGGATCGACAACCGGGTCGACTTCTCGCTGCCGAAGAACCAGTTCACCGCGGCGATCGCCCTCATTCTCGGCATCGCCAACTACACCCTTCAGTTCGGGGATGTGATCTTCAACGGGATAGCGCTCGGAACCCTCGCCGCGATCATCGTCTATCACGTGATGAACTCTCTCGGTCGGCTCCGCGGGACCGACTAA
- a CDS encoding NCS2 family permease: protein MASSTAPSVKDRVDRFFEITKRGSTFGGEIRGGLVTFVAMAYIVILNPIILSGGVDVDGNSLDFAQLSAVTALTAGVMTILFGLVARLPFAFAAGLGINSFLAFSVVGQVTWAEAMGLVVINGLFIVLLAATGLRRLIFEAVPIQLKIGITVGIGLFIAFIGLVNAGFATSTGQASPPVGLGVDGSVATIPTLIFVITLLLGGVLVARRVKGALLIAILVGTVLAVITELIWPVGASNGGENPGGWSLTVPALPTQVFSAPDLGLIGAFNFGAFERIGVLAALMLVFTLVFTNFFDAMGTMTGLSKEARVADENGNFPRIKSALIVEGVGAVAGGATSSSSATVFVESGAGIGEGARTGLANIVTGVLFILAMFLTPLTSIVPSEVASAALVLVGAMMMLQIKDIAWSDFSVIFPVFLTIAIMPFTFSIANGIGAGFIAWVVLRALSGKAREISPLLWIVALGFVVYFARGPIEMLFA, encoded by the coding sequence GTGGCATCCTCAACTGCGCCAAGCGTCAAAGACCGCGTCGACAGATTCTTCGAGATCACGAAGCGAGGCTCCACCTTCGGCGGTGAGATCCGCGGCGGCCTCGTCACCTTCGTGGCGATGGCCTACATCGTCATCCTCAACCCCATCATCCTGAGTGGGGGAGTGGACGTCGACGGCAACTCTCTCGACTTCGCCCAGCTCTCCGCGGTCACGGCGCTCACCGCCGGTGTGATGACCATCCTCTTCGGCCTCGTTGCCCGACTGCCGTTCGCATTCGCGGCTGGGCTCGGCATCAACTCGTTCCTCGCGTTCAGTGTTGTCGGCCAGGTCACCTGGGCCGAAGCGATGGGGCTCGTTGTCATCAACGGCCTGTTCATCGTGCTCCTCGCGGCAACCGGGCTTCGACGGCTGATCTTTGAGGCTGTGCCCATCCAGCTGAAGATCGGCATCACCGTCGGTATCGGTCTCTTCATCGCGTTCATCGGGCTTGTCAACGCAGGCTTCGCAACGTCAACCGGCCAGGCCTCGCCGCCGGTCGGGCTCGGCGTCGACGGCTCGGTCGCGACGATCCCCACCCTCATCTTCGTGATCACGCTCCTCCTCGGCGGCGTCCTCGTCGCCCGCAGGGTGAAGGGCGCGCTCCTGATCGCCATCCTGGTCGGCACCGTTCTCGCGGTGATCACCGAACTCATCTGGCCGGTCGGCGCGTCGAACGGTGGAGAGAACCCGGGCGGCTGGAGCCTCACGGTTCCCGCGCTTCCGACCCAGGTCTTCAGCGCTCCGGACCTCGGCCTCATCGGCGCGTTCAACTTCGGCGCCTTCGAGCGCATCGGTGTACTCGCCGCACTCATGCTCGTCTTCACCCTGGTCTTCACGAACTTCTTCGATGCGATGGGAACAATGACCGGCCTCAGCAAGGAGGCGCGGGTCGCCGATGAGAACGGCAACTTCCCGCGCATCAAGTCCGCGCTCATCGTCGAGGGCGTCGGTGCTGTTGCCGGTGGAGCGACGTCATCGTCCTCCGCAACCGTCTTCGTCGAGTCCGGTGCCGGAATCGGTGAGGGCGCCCGCACGGGCCTCGCCAACATCGTCACCGGTGTGCTGTTCATCCTGGCGATGTTCCTTACCCCGCTCACGAGCATCGTTCCGAGCGAGGTTGCTTCTGCCGCCCTCGTTCTCGTCGGTGCCATGATGATGCTGCAAATCAAGGACATCGCGTGGTCTGACTTCTCCGTGATCTTCCCGGTCTTCCTGACCATCGCGATCATGCCGTTCACGTTCTCCATTGCGAACGGCATCGGAGCTGGCTTCATTGCGTGGGTTGTCCTCCGTGCACTCAGCGGCAAGGCACGCGAGATCAGCCCGCTGCTCTGGATCGTTGCGCTCGGCTTCGTGGTCTACTTCGCACGTGGACCGATCGAGATGCTGTTCGCCTGA
- a CDS encoding phosphodiesterase, whose protein sequence is MVQLGQYPKAQQVLVHLSDTHFLSGGALLHGDLPAESTLERALEQVESMGISPSALVFTGDLTDEGETDAYARLRERVEPVARRLGAEVIWLMGNHDERGAMRSALLDEEASDAPVDRVWDLGGLRFIGLDSSVPGFHHGELTDAQLDWLDAVLDVPARLGTVIGMHHPPVPAPQPLFDLLELRHQRPFAEVLAGRDVRAILAGHLHYSLSSTFADVPVSVAAATCYTMNLSRPPREANGMNGGQSFNLVHVYDQQITHSVVPIGDFETADTFSAEFIAEMEALSPDERVEAFSRKR, encoded by the coding sequence ATGGTTCAGCTCGGTCAGTACCCGAAGGCACAGCAGGTGCTCGTTCATCTCAGCGATACGCACTTCCTGAGCGGCGGGGCATTGCTCCACGGAGATCTTCCGGCCGAGTCCACTCTCGAGCGCGCACTCGAGCAGGTCGAGTCAATGGGTATCAGCCCGTCGGCGCTCGTTTTCACCGGCGACCTTACCGACGAGGGAGAGACGGATGCCTATGCTCGCCTCCGCGAGCGAGTGGAGCCCGTCGCCCGGAGGCTCGGGGCCGAGGTCATCTGGCTCATGGGCAATCACGATGAGCGCGGCGCGATGCGTTCAGCGCTTCTCGACGAGGAGGCGTCCGACGCGCCGGTCGACCGGGTCTGGGACCTGGGCGGACTTCGGTTCATCGGTCTGGACTCGAGCGTCCCTGGTTTCCACCACGGCGAGCTGACCGACGCGCAGCTCGACTGGCTCGACGCCGTGCTCGATGTTCCCGCGCGCCTCGGAACTGTGATCGGTATGCACCATCCGCCCGTCCCTGCTCCGCAGCCGTTGTTCGACCTGCTCGAGCTCAGGCACCAGCGCCCGTTCGCCGAGGTGCTCGCCGGTCGCGACGTCAGGGCCATCCTCGCGGGGCACCTCCACTACTCACTCAGCTCGACATTCGCCGATGTGCCTGTGTCCGTTGCCGCTGCGACCTGTTACACGATGAATCTCTCGCGGCCGCCGCGAGAGGCCAATGGTATGAACGGCGGACAGTCTTTCAACCTGGTGCACGTCTATGACCAGCAGATCACGCACTCGGTGGTCCCCATCGGCGACTTCGAGACAGCCGACACCTTCAGCGCTGAGTTCATTGCCGAGATGGAGGCGCTCTCGCCCGACGAACGCGTCGAAGCCTTCTCGCGCAAGCGATAG
- a CDS encoding aspartate ammonia-lyase produces MTIDDESTEGFTVNSSGETRIETDSLGSLEIPADAYWGIHTARALENFPISKRPISVYPDLVEALASVKQAAARTNVELGALSAEKGALIDQACQRIIDGEFHDQFVVGVIQGGAGTSTNMNANEVITNVALEIAGKPKGEYSYLSPIDHTNRSQSTNDVYPTAIKIALSFSLQTLLDELEYLKESFTRKSAEFRHVLKVGRTQLQDAVPMTLGQEFHGFATTLGEDHARLNETRWLLAEINLGATAIGTGITADPRYAAAAVKHLNRITGLSLETAPDLIEATSDAGGFMSFSGTLKRSAIKLSKICNDLRLLSSGPQAGFGEINLPPVQAGSSIMPGKVNPVIPEVVNQVAFSVVGADMTVTMAAEAGQLQLNAFEPVIAHSLLQSITWMTQACHTLRVNCIDGITANLERLETMVGSSVGVITALTPYIGYSAAAALAKTALLTRRNIADLVVESALMTREEVTRQLSPARLSGLEVVTTAIPIIDGSAHSHPRPVGEEVATAVEGTDRV; encoded by the coding sequence ATGACGATCGACGACGAGAGCACAGAGGGGTTCACGGTGAATTCATCAGGAGAGACGCGAATCGAGACCGATTCACTCGGATCACTGGAGATTCCCGCCGATGCATACTGGGGCATCCACACCGCACGAGCGCTGGAGAACTTCCCGATATCGAAGCGACCCATCTCGGTCTATCCCGACCTCGTCGAGGCCCTCGCGAGTGTCAAGCAGGCGGCGGCCCGCACGAATGTCGAGCTCGGCGCGCTGAGTGCCGAGAAGGGCGCCCTGATCGACCAGGCATGCCAGCGCATCATCGACGGCGAGTTCCACGACCAGTTTGTGGTCGGGGTCATCCAGGGCGGCGCAGGAACGTCGACCAACATGAACGCCAACGAGGTCATCACCAACGTCGCCCTCGAGATCGCCGGCAAGCCCAAGGGTGAGTACAGCTACCTCTCGCCGATCGACCACACGAACCGCAGCCAGTCGACCAACGACGTTTACCCGACCGCGATCAAGATCGCCCTCTCTTTTTCGCTCCAGACCCTGCTTGATGAGCTCGAATATCTCAAGGAGTCGTTTACCCGGAAGTCCGCGGAATTCCGTCACGTCCTCAAGGTCGGGCGCACACAACTGCAGGACGCCGTTCCAATGACCCTCGGCCAGGAGTTCCACGGATTCGCGACAACCCTCGGCGAAGACCACGCGCGGCTGAACGAGACTCGGTGGCTGCTCGCCGAGATCAACCTCGGGGCCACGGCAATCGGCACAGGAATCACCGCGGATCCCCGGTACGCGGCCGCTGCCGTCAAGCACCTGAACCGGATCACCGGACTCAGCCTCGAGACCGCACCGGACCTCATCGAGGCGACGAGCGACGCCGGCGGGTTCATGTCGTTCAGCGGAACCCTCAAGCGTTCGGCCATCAAGCTGTCGAAGATCTGCAACGACCTCAGGCTTCTCTCGAGCGGCCCTCAGGCAGGGTTCGGCGAGATCAACCTCCCACCGGTCCAGGCCGGATCGAGCATCATGCCGGGCAAGGTCAACCCGGTGATTCCCGAGGTCGTCAACCAGGTCGCGTTCTCTGTGGTTGGTGCGGACATGACCGTGACCATGGCTGCCGAAGCCGGGCAGCTCCAGCTCAACGCGTTCGAACCGGTGATCGCGCACTCGTTGCTGCAGAGCATCACCTGGATGACCCAGGCGTGCCACACGCTCCGCGTCAACTGCATCGACGGCATCACGGCCAATCTCGAGCGGCTGGAGACGATGGTCGGCTCGTCGGTCGGCGTCATCACCGCCCTCACCCCCTACATCGGCTACTCAGCGGCAGCGGCCCTCGCGAAGACAGCGCTCCTGACCCGGAGAAATATCGCCGATCTCGTGGTCGAGTCGGCGCTGATGACGCGCGAAGAAGTGACCAGGCAACTCTCGCCCGCGCGACTCTCCGGACTTGAGGTGGTCACAACGGCGATTCCGATCATCGACGGATCAGCTCACTCGCACCCGCGCCCGGTCGGAGAAGAGGTCGCCACGGCGGTCGAGGGCACCGATCGGGTCTGA
- a CDS encoding cytidine deaminase family protein — protein sequence MDMRELTHDDIDLIAEATAVIDANADAESGIHTVGAAVRDATGRVHLGVNLYHFTGGPCAELVALGAARSASARELVTIVAVGDGGRGVKAPCGRDRQVLADYHPGIRVIVPTPAGVRNVAIADLLPLAFDWVAEEQAASH from the coding sequence ATGGACATGCGCGAGCTCACCCACGACGACATCGACCTCATCGCCGAGGCGACGGCGGTCATCGACGCCAACGCTGATGCCGAGTCCGGGATACACACGGTCGGTGCGGCTGTCAGAGATGCCACAGGCCGCGTGCACCTGGGGGTCAACCTCTATCACTTCACCGGCGGACCCTGCGCTGAACTCGTTGCCCTCGGGGCAGCCCGCAGTGCCAGCGCCCGTGAACTGGTGACGATCGTGGCGGTGGGCGACGGTGGGCGTGGAGTGAAGGCGCCGTGCGGGCGCGACCGGCAGGTGCTCGCCGACTATCACCCCGGCATCCGGGTTATTGTCCCGACACCAGCGGGGGTGCGGAACGTCGCCATCGCGGACCTCCTCCCCCTCGCCTTCGACTGGGTGGCCGAAGAGCAGGCTGCGAGCCACTGA
- a CDS encoding fumarylacetoacetate hydrolase family protein, producing MRFAHLIDDAHPSAPGTPAARLAVISGDGALFLDEILDDAPVDLQHLLERGDAELARVKSHSDAALAQGVGLTPVSELTHASAVLRPPQIIAIGLNYSAHSSELNVKADAAPTVFSLWPNSLSGHGATTSWPRALSESIDYEAELGVIIGKHAKDVSEADALDYVFGYTVVNDITARDIQFAETQWSRCKSFDGFTPTGPTVVTRDEIADPQDLHVTTMLDGHLMQDSTTGLMVRSVAKLIAHLSRSATLLPGTLISTGSPGGAGYSREPQVFLRDWSTVTVAVEGVGALTTHCRMT from the coding sequence GTGAGATTTGCACACCTGATCGATGACGCCCATCCCAGTGCCCCCGGCACGCCCGCCGCTCGACTCGCTGTGATCTCCGGAGACGGTGCTCTCTTCCTCGACGAAATCCTCGATGACGCTCCCGTCGATCTGCAGCACCTTCTTGAGCGGGGCGACGCCGAGCTGGCGCGGGTGAAGTCCCACTCAGACGCTGCACTCGCCCAGGGAGTCGGACTCACCCCTGTGTCTGAGCTCACCCACGCGTCGGCGGTACTCCGCCCGCCGCAGATCATCGCCATCGGCCTCAATTACTCGGCCCACTCCAGTGAGCTCAACGTCAAAGCCGACGCCGCCCCCACTGTCTTCTCCCTCTGGCCCAACTCTCTCTCCGGACACGGAGCAACGACGAGCTGGCCGCGGGCACTGAGCGAGTCGATCGATTACGAGGCGGAGCTCGGCGTCATCATCGGCAAGCACGCCAAAGACGTTTCAGAGGCGGATGCCCTCGACTACGTTTTCGGCTACACGGTCGTCAACGACATCACAGCCCGCGACATCCAGTTTGCCGAGACCCAGTGGAGCCGCTGCAAGTCCTTCGACGGCTTCACGCCGACGGGCCCGACCGTCGTTACCCGCGACGAGATCGCCGATCCGCAGGACCTCCACGTCACGACCATGCTCGACGGGCACCTGATGCAGGATTCGACAACGGGGCTGATGGTCCGCAGTGTGGCGAAGCTCATCGCCCACCTGTCGCGCTCGGCAACACTGCTGCCGGGCACCCTGATCTCCACGGGCAGCCCCGGCGGCGCCGGATACTCCCGGGAGCCGCAGGTCTTCCTTCGCGACTGGTCGACGGTCACGGTTGCCGTCGAGGGCGTCGGAGCCCTCACCACGCACTGCCGGATGACCTGA